A genomic window from Sulfurimonas paralvinellae includes:
- the rpsG gene encoding 30S ribosomal protein S7: MRRRKAPVREIMPDPIYGSKVLTKFINKIMLDGKKSTAEKIIYSAMDIISSRGEKSGIETFNEAIENVKPIIEVKSRRVGGATYQVPVEVRPVRQQSLAIRWLVDAARKRNERTMAERLANEFMDAATDKGAAFKKKEDTYKMAEANKAFAHYRW, translated from the coding sequence ATGAGAAGAAGAAAAGCTCCCGTTCGTGAAATAATGCCAGATCCAATTTATGGAAGCAAAGTTTTAACGAAATTTATAAATAAAATCATGTTAGATGGTAAAAAATCTACTGCAGAAAAGATCATCTATTCAGCAATGGATATCATATCTTCACGTGGTGAAAAAAGTGGTATTGAAACATTTAATGAAGCTATTGAGAATGTAAAACCTATTATTGAGGTAAAAAGTCGCCGTGTTGGTGGTGCTACTTATCAAGTTCCAGTAGAAGTGCGCCCGGTACGTCAGCAATCTTTAGCTATCAGATGGTTAGTAGATGCAGCACGTAAGAGAAATGAAAGAACTATGGCTGAGAGATTGGCGAATGAGTTCATGGATGCAGCAACTGATAAAGGTGCAGCGTTCAAGAAAAAAGAAGATACATATAAAATGGCAGAGGCTAATAAAGCATTTGCTCATTACAGATGGTAA
- the rpsL gene encoding 30S ribosomal protein S12, with product MPTINQLIRKERKKVVKKSKSAALNACPQRRGVCTRVYTTTPKKPNSALRKVAKVRLTSGFEVISYIGGEGHNLQEHSIVLVRGGRVKDLPGVKYHIVRGALDTAGVANRMVARSKYGTKKPKK from the coding sequence ATGCCTACAATCAATCAATTGATTCGTAAAGAGCGTAAAAAAGTAGTAAAGAAATCAAAATCTGCTGCTTTAAATGCTTGTCCACAGCGTCGTGGTGTATGTACTCGTGTTTACACAACTACACCTAAAAAACCTAACTCGGCTTTAAGAAAAGTTGCAAAAGTTAGATTAACTTCAGGTTTTGAAGTAATTTCATATATCGGTGGTGAGGGTCATAACCTTCAAGAACACTCAATCGTACTTGTACGTGGCGGTAGGGTAAAAGATTTACCTGGTGTTAAATATCACATCGTTCGTGGTGCACTTGATACTGCTGGTGTTGCTAACCGTATGGTTGCTCGTTCTAAATATGGAACTAAAAAACCTAAAAAATAG